One stretch of Rhizobium rhizoryzae DNA includes these proteins:
- the purF gene encoding amidophosphoribosyltransferase — translation MNQPVSHDAFHDLDGDTLHEECGVFGILGHPDAATLTALGLHALQHRGQEAAGIVCFDGTQFHTEKHMGLVGDHYTNPATLAKLPGDMAIGHTRYSTTGEVALRNVQPLFAELEVGGIAVAHNGNFTNGLTLRRQLIAGGAICQSTSDTEVVLHLIARSRYTSTTDRFIDAIRQMEGGYSMLALTRTKLIAARDPTGIRPLVMGELDGKPIFCSETCALDIIGAKYVRDVENGEIIICEIQPDGSIEIDSRKSPTAQPERLCLFEYVYFARPDSVVGGRSVYVARKNMGINLAKEAPVEADVVVPVPDGGTPAALGYAQESGIPFEYGIIRNHYVGRTFIEPTQQIRAFGVKLKHSANRAMIEGKRVVLVDDSIVRGTTSLKIVQMIRDAGAKEVHLRVASPMIFHPDFYGIDTPDAEKLLANQYDGVEAMCRYIGADSLQFLSINGLYRAVGGEDRNPARPQFTDHYFTGDYPTRLLDKAAETMGRKVSVLASNG, via the coding sequence ATGAATCAGCCGGTTTCGCATGACGCATTCCATGATCTTGATGGTGACACCCTGCATGAAGAATGCGGCGTGTTTGGTATTCTCGGTCATCCCGATGCAGCAACACTGACAGCCCTCGGCCTGCATGCCTTGCAGCATCGTGGTCAGGAAGCAGCGGGTATCGTGTGCTTCGATGGAACACAGTTCCATACTGAAAAGCATATGGGTCTGGTGGGAGACCACTACACCAACCCCGCAACGCTGGCGAAACTGCCGGGCGACATGGCGATTGGCCACACGCGCTATTCGACGACCGGCGAAGTTGCTCTGCGCAACGTACAACCGCTGTTTGCAGAACTCGAAGTCGGCGGCATTGCGGTCGCCCATAACGGCAATTTCACCAATGGCCTTACCCTGCGTCGCCAGTTGATAGCCGGTGGCGCCATCTGTCAGTCCACGTCCGATACGGAAGTGGTTCTGCACCTCATCGCCCGCTCCCGCTATACATCGACAACGGATCGCTTCATCGATGCCATCCGCCAGATGGAAGGCGGCTATTCGATGCTGGCGCTGACCCGCACGAAGCTGATTGCCGCACGCGACCCCACGGGCATCCGTCCGCTGGTCATGGGTGAACTCGACGGCAAGCCGATCTTCTGCTCGGAAACCTGTGCGCTCGATATCATCGGCGCGAAATACGTCCGTGACGTCGAGAACGGCGAGATCATCATTTGCGAAATCCAGCCGGATGGCTCGATCGAGATCGATTCGCGCAAGTCTCCGACAGCGCAGCCGGAACGCCTCTGCCTGTTCGAATACGTGTATTTCGCCCGTCCGGATTCGGTCGTCGGCGGTCGCAGCGTCTATGTCGCCCGCAAGAACATGGGCATCAATCTCGCCAAGGAAGCGCCGGTCGAGGCTGATGTCGTGGTGCCCGTGCCGGATGGCGGCACACCAGCAGCCCTTGGCTATGCGCAGGAAAGCGGCATTCCATTCGAATACGGCATCATCCGCAATCATTATGTCGGCCGTACATTCATCGAACCGACGCAGCAGATCCGCGCCTTCGGCGTGAAGCTGAAGCATTCGGCCAATCGGGCGATGATCGAAGGCAAGCGCGTCGTGCTGGTGGATGATTCCATCGTTCGCGGCACGACGTCGCTGAAGATCGTGCAGATGATCCGCGATGCGGGCGCCAAGGAAGTGCACTTGCGTGTTGCCAGCCCGATGATTTTCCATCCGGATTTCTACGGTATTGATACGCCAGATGCGGAAAAGCTTCTGGCAAATCAATATGACGGCGTGGAAGCCATGTGCCGCTATATCGGCGCAGACAGCCTGCAGTTCCTTTCCATCAACGGTCTCTATCGTGCCGTTGGCGGTGAAGACCGTAACCCGGCCCGTCCGCAATTTACCGACCACTACTTTACCGGCGACTATCCGACGCGCCTGCTTGACAAAGCAGCCGAGACGATGGGACGGAAGGTTTCGGTTCTCGCCAGCAACGGCTGA
- the radA gene encoding DNA repair protein RadA: MAKAKTQFVCQNCGTVHTRWAGKCDGCGEWNTIIEDDPLGGIGGGPGKTPKKGRAVALTTLSGETEEAPRVQTGISELDRVTGGGFVRGSAVLVGGDPGIGKSTLLMQAAAALSRRGHRIIYVSGEEAVAQVRLRAQRLGAASTDVLLAAETNVEDILATLAEGKRPDLVIIDSIQTLWSDIVDSAPGTVTQVRTGVQAMIRFAKQTGAAMVLVGHVTKEGQIAGPRVVEHMVDAVLYFEGDRGHHYRILRTVKNRFGPTDEIGVFEMSDKGLREVTNPSELFLGERNTKAPGAAVFAGMEGTRPVLVEVQALVAPTSLGTARRAVVGWDGSRLAMILAVLEAHCGVRLGQHDVYLNVAGGYRISEPAADVAVAAALVSSLASTPLPVDSVFFGEVSLSGAVRPVSQTAQRLKEAEKLGFARATLPSSSAELPKGRKGLTEIEGLPDLVVQIAGSARKLGKQTDED; the protein is encoded by the coding sequence ATGGCCAAGGCAAAAACCCAATTCGTCTGCCAGAACTGCGGCACGGTGCACACGCGCTGGGCCGGGAAGTGCGATGGATGCGGCGAATGGAACACGATCATCGAGGATGATCCCCTCGGCGGCATCGGCGGGGGTCCGGGCAAGACACCCAAGAAGGGCCGTGCCGTTGCGCTGACAACGCTTTCCGGGGAGACCGAAGAAGCGCCTCGCGTTCAAACGGGCATCAGCGAGCTGGATCGCGTGACTGGCGGCGGTTTCGTGAGGGGATCTGCGGTGCTGGTCGGCGGCGATCCCGGCATCGGCAAATCTACTCTGCTCATGCAGGCGGCTGCGGCCCTCTCCAGACGCGGGCACCGAATCATCTATGTCTCGGGGGAAGAGGCCGTGGCGCAGGTGAGGCTTCGGGCGCAACGCCTTGGGGCGGCGTCCACCGATGTGCTTCTGGCTGCCGAAACCAATGTGGAAGATATCCTCGCCACGCTTGCCGAGGGCAAGCGGCCAGACCTCGTCATCATCGATTCCATCCAGACACTGTGGAGCGACATTGTCGATTCGGCACCCGGTACGGTGACGCAGGTGCGCACGGGTGTTCAGGCCATGATCCGGTTTGCCAAGCAGACCGGTGCCGCCATGGTTCTGGTGGGCCATGTGACCAAGGAGGGTCAGATTGCCGGACCGCGCGTTGTGGAGCACATGGTGGACGCCGTTCTCTATTTCGAAGGCGATCGCGGCCACCACTACCGGATCCTGCGGACGGTGAAGAACCGCTTCGGACCGACCGACGAGATCGGCGTCTTCGAAATGTCCGATAAGGGCCTGCGGGAAGTGACAAACCCATCCGAACTTTTCCTGGGCGAACGCAATACCAAGGCCCCCGGAGCCGCTGTGTTTGCCGGAATGGAGGGAACGCGTCCAGTTCTGGTTGAGGTTCAGGCCCTCGTAGCGCCAACGTCGCTTGGCACGGCGCGCCGTGCAGTGGTCGGATGGGATGGCTCCCGTCTCGCCATGATCCTGGCGGTTCTGGAGGCGCATTGTGGCGTTCGGCTCGGACAACACGATGTCTATCTGAACGTGGCCGGTGGATACAGGATCAGCGAACCGGCTGCGGACGTTGCCGTGGCTGCGGCCCTCGTATCGTCGCTTGCCAGCACGCCCTTGCCCGTCGATTCGGTCTTCTTCGGTGAGGTGAGCCTTTCGGGAGCGGTGCGTCCTGTTTCACAAACCGCGCAACGTCTGAAGGAAGCGGAAAAGCTTGGTTTTGCACGCGCGACACTGCCTTCATCCTCTGCCGAACTGCCGAAGGGTCGCAAAGGCCTGACCGAAATCGAGGGGCTACCCGATCTCGTGGTGCAGATTGCAGGCTCCGCGCGCAAGCTCGGCAAGCAGACAGATGAGGATTGA
- a CDS encoding DMT family transporter: MRPRDILIYIFLSVAWGLSFLLLLHVIAAFGWVGSVTFRCLLAGALLLGISRVMGRKLRFPASWRPLAVVGATTVAGQLIGISYATPLIGTAMAAIFVATIPLFSMVIARVWGTELITPSRVAGLALGTIGIIMLVGFPAVPVDRNFILGCVAMVFSTFCAAFGSNYASRYLSDTGPWEVTIGAFLFGGVMALPLLFLVPVPGVPHAIDYLYLLVQAGVMSALTYVLYFGLVSSIGATRAISVEFVVTVIAVLVGAFALNEPITILQFIGGAVIIAGCALVLGIFPAKDKIPLQP, translated from the coding sequence ATGCGCCCTCGCGACATCCTGATTTACATTTTTCTTTCAGTCGCATGGGGTCTGTCCTTCCTGCTGCTGCTGCATGTCATTGCTGCCTTCGGCTGGGTCGGATCGGTAACATTCCGTTGTCTGCTGGCGGGGGCGCTTCTGCTGGGTATCTCGCGAGTTATGGGACGCAAGCTGCGGTTCCCGGCGAGCTGGAGGCCGCTCGCCGTTGTCGGTGCGACAACAGTCGCCGGACAGCTCATCGGCATTTCCTACGCCACGCCGCTGATCGGCACCGCCATGGCGGCGATCTTCGTCGCCACGATACCCCTGTTCTCCATGGTCATTGCAAGAGTGTGGGGAACGGAGCTCATCACGCCTTCGCGCGTTGCCGGGCTTGCTCTGGGAACCATTGGCATCATCATGCTCGTCGGCTTTCCGGCGGTGCCTGTCGACAGGAATTTCATTCTCGGCTGCGTTGCGATGGTCTTCAGCACCTTCTGCGCGGCCTTTGGCAGCAATTATGCCAGCCGCTACCTGAGCGACACCGGCCCTTGGGAAGTGACGATCGGCGCCTTCCTGTTCGGCGGGGTCATGGCGCTGCCGCTCCTGTTTCTCGTTCCGGTTCCGGGCGTGCCGCACGCCATCGATTATCTCTATCTGCTCGTTCAGGCCGGCGTGATGAGCGCCCTCACCTATGTGCTGTATTTCGGCCTCGTCAGCAGCATTGGCGCCACGCGCGCAATCAGTGTGGAGTTCGTGGTCACAGTGATTGCGGTGCTTGTGGGAGCCTTCGCACTCAATGAACCCATCACCATCCTGCAATTCATCGGTGGTGCGGTTATCATTGCAGGATGTGCACTGGTACTCGGTATTTTTCCCGCCAAGGACAAGATCCCGCTTCAGCCTTGA
- a CDS encoding SDR family NAD(P)-dependent oxidoreductase, producing the protein MSIDLKGRIALVTGASRGIGYFTALALAKAGAHVIACARTVGGLEELDDAIQAAGGTATLVPFDITDMQAIDRLGASIFERWGKLDILVANAGILGVISPLGHVEAKVFEKVMLTNVTATWRLIRSVEPLLLKSDAGRALLLSSGVANDARAFWGAYATSKAAVEMLGRTWAAETSHTKLCVNNVNPGATRTAMRAQAMPGEDPKTVPHPSEVAEKLLPLCAPDMTETGRLYVVREGKFVDYKLPE; encoded by the coding sequence ATGAGCATTGACTTGAAGGGCAGGATCGCGCTGGTCACCGGCGCGTCGCGTGGTATCGGCTATTTCACGGCACTGGCGCTCGCCAAAGCCGGTGCGCATGTGATTGCCTGTGCACGCACGGTGGGCGGCCTTGAAGAACTGGACGATGCCATTCAGGCGGCAGGCGGCACGGCGACCCTCGTTCCCTTCGACATCACAGACATGCAAGCAATCGACCGGCTGGGCGCTTCGATTTTCGAACGCTGGGGCAAGCTGGACATTCTGGTCGCCAACGCCGGTATTCTGGGCGTCATTTCCCCACTCGGCCATGTCGAAGCAAAGGTCTTCGAGAAGGTCATGCTGACCAACGTCACTGCGACATGGCGGCTCATTCGCTCGGTCGAACCGCTTCTTTTGAAGTCGGATGCGGGGCGTGCACTGCTGCTTTCCTCTGGCGTTGCCAATGATGCTCGTGCTTTCTGGGGTGCCTATGCCACCAGCAAGGCGGCTGTCGAAATGCTGGGGCGCACCTGGGCGGCGGAAACCTCGCATACCAAGCTCTGCGTCAACAACGTCAATCCTGGAGCCACCCGCACAGCTATGCGGGCGCAGGCCATGCCAGGTGAAGATCCAAAAACCGTTCCCCACCCATCCGAAGTCGCGGAAAAGCTCCTGCCGCTCTGTGCGCCGGACATGACGGAAACAGGCCGTCTCTATGTTGTTCGCGAGGGTAAATTCGTAGATTATAAATTGCCGGAATAA
- a CDS encoding CvpA family protein: protein MPITIFDGIVLGVTLFSAVLAMVRGFSREVLSIASWAGSIAAAYYLHPLLLPYAKNYTADDRIALAGSAGVIFLVALIIITFITTRIADFIIDSRIGALDRTLGFLFGAARGILLLVVAVAFWNWLVDVRSQPAWVTQAKSKPFLDTLVARLETVLPTDIEPQIRARILGRGEAKGNEAAPSDEAPNAPVTNN from the coding sequence ATGCCCATCACGATTTTTGACGGCATTGTTCTTGGCGTCACGCTGTTTTCGGCGGTTCTCGCCATGGTTCGCGGCTTTTCCCGCGAAGTGCTGTCCATCGCAAGCTGGGCCGGCTCCATCGCTGCAGCCTATTATCTGCACCCGCTGCTCTTGCCCTATGCCAAGAATTATACAGCCGACGACCGTATCGCTCTTGCCGGGTCCGCAGGCGTCATCTTTCTCGTTGCGCTGATCATCATCACTTTCATTACGACACGCATTGCCGATTTCATCATCGACAGCCGGATCGGGGCGCTGGATCGCACGCTCGGCTTCTTGTTTGGGGCAGCGCGCGGCATTCTGCTGCTCGTCGTTGCCGTCGCCTTCTGGAACTGGCTGGTCGATGTCAGGTCGCAACCTGCCTGGGTTACGCAAGCCAAGTCCAAGCCGTTCCTGGATACGCTCGTTGCGCGGCTTGAGACCGTTCTGCCAACGGATATCGAACCTCAGATCCGCGCGCGCATCCTGGGACGTGGCGAGGCGAAGGGTAATGAGGCGGCTCCGTCTGACGAAGCTCCGAACGCACCTGTTACAAATAATTGA